In one Siniperca chuatsi isolate FFG_IHB_CAS linkage group LG14, ASM2008510v1, whole genome shotgun sequence genomic region, the following are encoded:
- the inpp5kb gene encoding inositol polyphosphate 5-phosphatase K isoform X4, with product MDLLTDSPRVRSDSMSSSASQGSRSKMLLRQRLSQLLTCIEDMSSDDEASEEVSRTLDEAFQLCGRFIPTDAFRLHMVTWNVATAEPPEDVTSLLQLEVQPPTDLYVIGLQEVNATPVRFISDLLVEDSWSHVFMDTLAPRGFVKVTSMRMQGLLLLVFAKQIHLPYIRNIQTTYTRTGIFGYWGNKGGVSVRFSFYGHMVCFLNCHLAAHMNYALQRVDEFEYILEAQDFDISDTPHVLDHNGKKRKPAWTDRILWRIKPKTPPSEDDDEKASTSTDDGLDEYPLLVTQDKYTSDMSYGVSDHKPVIATFSLELRKCFDTPMVHISTVGVWSADHDALLNYTIQEDFMSSTWDWIGLYKVGFKSASDYETFVWVREDELPETNEVIQISVDKDEIPLLGGQYVLGYYSTNMQSIIGLSANFQILESKRAIMEGLVPENINGLNK from the exons ATGGACCTTTTGACAGACAGTCCACGCGTGCGCTCAGACAGCATGAGCAGCTCAGCGTCTCAGGGGTCGAGGTCCAAGATGCTCCTCCGCCAGCGTTTGTCTCAGCTGCTGACCTGCATAGAGGACATGAGCTCTGACGATGAAGCCAGTGAAGAAGTGTCCCGCACGCTGGATGAAGCATTTCAGCTCTGTGGGCGCTTCATTCCCACAGATGCATTCAG ACTGCACATGGTGACCTGGAACGTGGCCACAGCGGAGCCTCCTGAAGACGTCACCTCTCTGCTGCAACTAGAGGTCCAGCCCCCCACAGACCTCTATGTGATTGG CCTGCAGGAGGTGAATGCCACCCCTGTGAGGTTCATCTCTGACCTGTTAGTGGAGGACTCCTGGAGCCATGTCTTCATGGACACACTGGCACCCAGAGGCTTCGTCAAG GTCACATCAATGAGGATGCAgggtttgctgctgctggtttttGCCAAACAAATTCATCTCCCCTACATCAGAAACATTCAGACCACCTACACTCGTACTGGCATCTTTGGCTACTGG GGTAATAAAGGAGGAGTGTCCGTGCGTTTTTCCTTCTACGGCCACATGGTGTGCTTCCTTAACTGCCACCTAGCAGCTCACATGAACTATGCTCTGCAGCGTGTTGATGAGTTTGAGTACATCCTGGAGGCACAAGACTTTGACATCTCTGACACCCCACATGTCCTGGACCACAA TGGCAAGAAGAGGAAACCGGCCTGGACGGATCGGATCCTCTGGCGCATCAAACCCAAAACCCCGCCAtcagaggatgatgatgagaaGGCATCGACTTCTACTGATGATGGACTCGATGAGTATCCACTCCTGGTCACTCAGGACAAATACACCAGTGACATGAGCTACGGAGTCAGTGACCACAAACCTGTCATTGCAACCTTCAGTCTGGAG TTGAGGAAGTGCTTTGACACTCCAATGGTGCACATATCTACTGTGGGTGTATGGAGTGCCGACCACGATGCACTTCTGAACTACACCATCCAAGAGGACTTCATGTCCTCCACATGGGACTGGATTGGCCTGTACAAG GTGGGATTCAAGAGTGCATCCGATTATGAAACCTTTGTTTGGGTTAGAGAGGACGAGTTGCCAGAGACAAATGAAGTCATACAG ATATCTGTAGATAAGGATGAGATCCCTCTGCTAGGTGGACAGTATGTTTTGGGTTACTACAGTACAAACATGCAAAGCATCATCGGCCTCAGTGCCAACTTCCAG ATCCTGGAGTCAAAGCGTGCCATCATGGAAGGCCTTGTTCCTGAGAACATCAATGGGCTCAACAAATAA
- the inpp5kb gene encoding inositol polyphosphate 5-phosphatase K isoform X3: MSTGRSRSGGRDKCRLHMVTWNVATAEPPEDVTSLLQLEVQPPTDLYVIGLQEVNATPVRFISDLLVEDSWSHVFMDTLAPRGFVKVTSMRMQGLLLLVFAKQIHLPYIRNIQTTYTRTGIFGYWGNKGGVSVRFSFYGHMVCFLNCHLAAHMNYALQRVDEFEYILEAQDFDISDTPHVLDHKVVFWFGDLNFRIADHGLHFLRSSINSGRLNLLWNKDQLLMMKKKEPFLQEFEEGPLNFKPTYKFDRNSETYDTSTPKRWLGFNGKKRKPAWTDRILWRIKPKTPPSEDDDEKASTSTDDGLDEYPLLVTQDKYTSDMSYGVSDHKPVIATFSLELRKCFDTPMVHISTVGVWSADHDALLNYTIQEDFMSSTWDWIGLYKVGFKSASDYETFVWVREDELPETNEVIQISVDKDEIPLLGGQYVLGYYSTNMQSIIGLSANFQILESKRAIMEGLVPENINGLNK, from the exons ATGAGCACTGGAAGATCTCGAAGTGGTGGGAGAGACAAGTGCAG ACTGCACATGGTGACCTGGAACGTGGCCACAGCGGAGCCTCCTGAAGACGTCACCTCTCTGCTGCAACTAGAGGTCCAGCCCCCCACAGACCTCTATGTGATTGG CCTGCAGGAGGTGAATGCCACCCCTGTGAGGTTCATCTCTGACCTGTTAGTGGAGGACTCCTGGAGCCATGTCTTCATGGACACACTGGCACCCAGAGGCTTCGTCAAG GTCACATCAATGAGGATGCAgggtttgctgctgctggtttttGCCAAACAAATTCATCTCCCCTACATCAGAAACATTCAGACCACCTACACTCGTACTGGCATCTTTGGCTACTGG GGTAATAAAGGAGGAGTGTCCGTGCGTTTTTCCTTCTACGGCCACATGGTGTGCTTCCTTAACTGCCACCTAGCAGCTCACATGAACTATGCTCTGCAGCGTGTTGATGAGTTTGAGTACATCCTGGAGGCACAAGACTTTGACATCTCTGACACCCCACATGTCCTGGACCACAA GGTGGTGTTCTGGTTTGGCGACTTGAACTTCCGTATCGCAGACCACGGCTTGCACTTCCTCCGCTCTTCCATCAACAGCGGACGCCTTAATTTGCTGTGGAACAAAGACCAG CTCCTCATGATGAAGAAGAAGGAACCTTTCCTGCAGGAATTTGAGGAAGGGCCATTAAATTTTAAACCCACCTACAAGTTTGACCGTAATTCTGAAACTTATGATACCAG CACTCCGAAGAGATGGTTGGGTTTTAA TGGCAAGAAGAGGAAACCGGCCTGGACGGATCGGATCCTCTGGCGCATCAAACCCAAAACCCCGCCAtcagaggatgatgatgagaaGGCATCGACTTCTACTGATGATGGACTCGATGAGTATCCACTCCTGGTCACTCAGGACAAATACACCAGTGACATGAGCTACGGAGTCAGTGACCACAAACCTGTCATTGCAACCTTCAGTCTGGAG TTGAGGAAGTGCTTTGACACTCCAATGGTGCACATATCTACTGTGGGTGTATGGAGTGCCGACCACGATGCACTTCTGAACTACACCATCCAAGAGGACTTCATGTCCTCCACATGGGACTGGATTGGCCTGTACAAG GTGGGATTCAAGAGTGCATCCGATTATGAAACCTTTGTTTGGGTTAGAGAGGACGAGTTGCCAGAGACAAATGAAGTCATACAG ATATCTGTAGATAAGGATGAGATCCCTCTGCTAGGTGGACAGTATGTTTTGGGTTACTACAGTACAAACATGCAAAGCATCATCGGCCTCAGTGCCAACTTCCAG ATCCTGGAGTCAAAGCGTGCCATCATGGAAGGCCTTGTTCCTGAGAACATCAATGGGCTCAACAAATAA
- the inpp5kb gene encoding inositol polyphosphate 5-phosphatase K isoform X2 — protein sequence MDLLTDSPRVRSDSMSSSASQGSRSKMLLRQRLSQLLTCIEDMSSDDEASEEVSRTLDEAFQLCGRFIPTDAFRLHMVTWNVATAEPPEDVTSLLQLEVQPPTDLYVIGLQEVNATPVRFISDLLVEDSWSHVFMDTLAPRGFVKVTSMRMQGLLLLVFAKQIHLPYIRNIQTTYTRTGIFGYWGNKGGVSVRFSFYGHMVCFLNCHLAAHMNYALQRVDEFEYILEAQDFDISDTPHVLDHKVVFWFGDLNFRIADHGLHFLRSSINSGRLNLLWNKDQLLMMKKKEPFLQEFEEGPLNFKPTYKFDRNSETYDTSGKKRKPAWTDRILWRIKPKTPPSEDDDEKASTSTDDGLDEYPLLVTQDKYTSDMSYGVSDHKPVIATFSLELRKCFDTPMVHISTVGVWSADHDALLNYTIQEDFMSSTWDWIGLYKVGFKSASDYETFVWVREDELPETNEVIQISVDKDEIPLLGGQYVLGYYSTNMQSIIGLSANFQILESKRAIMEGLVPENINGLNK from the exons ATGGACCTTTTGACAGACAGTCCACGCGTGCGCTCAGACAGCATGAGCAGCTCAGCGTCTCAGGGGTCGAGGTCCAAGATGCTCCTCCGCCAGCGTTTGTCTCAGCTGCTGACCTGCATAGAGGACATGAGCTCTGACGATGAAGCCAGTGAAGAAGTGTCCCGCACGCTGGATGAAGCATTTCAGCTCTGTGGGCGCTTCATTCCCACAGATGCATTCAG ACTGCACATGGTGACCTGGAACGTGGCCACAGCGGAGCCTCCTGAAGACGTCACCTCTCTGCTGCAACTAGAGGTCCAGCCCCCCACAGACCTCTATGTGATTGG CCTGCAGGAGGTGAATGCCACCCCTGTGAGGTTCATCTCTGACCTGTTAGTGGAGGACTCCTGGAGCCATGTCTTCATGGACACACTGGCACCCAGAGGCTTCGTCAAG GTCACATCAATGAGGATGCAgggtttgctgctgctggtttttGCCAAACAAATTCATCTCCCCTACATCAGAAACATTCAGACCACCTACACTCGTACTGGCATCTTTGGCTACTGG GGTAATAAAGGAGGAGTGTCCGTGCGTTTTTCCTTCTACGGCCACATGGTGTGCTTCCTTAACTGCCACCTAGCAGCTCACATGAACTATGCTCTGCAGCGTGTTGATGAGTTTGAGTACATCCTGGAGGCACAAGACTTTGACATCTCTGACACCCCACATGTCCTGGACCACAA GGTGGTGTTCTGGTTTGGCGACTTGAACTTCCGTATCGCAGACCACGGCTTGCACTTCCTCCGCTCTTCCATCAACAGCGGACGCCTTAATTTGCTGTGGAACAAAGACCAG CTCCTCATGATGAAGAAGAAGGAACCTTTCCTGCAGGAATTTGAGGAAGGGCCATTAAATTTTAAACCCACCTACAAGTTTGACCGTAATTCTGAAACTTATGATACCAG TGGCAAGAAGAGGAAACCGGCCTGGACGGATCGGATCCTCTGGCGCATCAAACCCAAAACCCCGCCAtcagaggatgatgatgagaaGGCATCGACTTCTACTGATGATGGACTCGATGAGTATCCACTCCTGGTCACTCAGGACAAATACACCAGTGACATGAGCTACGGAGTCAGTGACCACAAACCTGTCATTGCAACCTTCAGTCTGGAG TTGAGGAAGTGCTTTGACACTCCAATGGTGCACATATCTACTGTGGGTGTATGGAGTGCCGACCACGATGCACTTCTGAACTACACCATCCAAGAGGACTTCATGTCCTCCACATGGGACTGGATTGGCCTGTACAAG GTGGGATTCAAGAGTGCATCCGATTATGAAACCTTTGTTTGGGTTAGAGAGGACGAGTTGCCAGAGACAAATGAAGTCATACAG ATATCTGTAGATAAGGATGAGATCCCTCTGCTAGGTGGACAGTATGTTTTGGGTTACTACAGTACAAACATGCAAAGCATCATCGGCCTCAGTGCCAACTTCCAG ATCCTGGAGTCAAAGCGTGCCATCATGGAAGGCCTTGTTCCTGAGAACATCAATGGGCTCAACAAATAA
- the inpp5kb gene encoding inositol polyphosphate 5-phosphatase K isoform X1, with amino-acid sequence MDLLTDSPRVRSDSMSSSASQGSRSKMLLRQRLSQLLTCIEDMSSDDEASEEVSRTLDEAFQLCGRFIPTDAFRLHMVTWNVATAEPPEDVTSLLQLEVQPPTDLYVIGLQEVNATPVRFISDLLVEDSWSHVFMDTLAPRGFVKVTSMRMQGLLLLVFAKQIHLPYIRNIQTTYTRTGIFGYWGNKGGVSVRFSFYGHMVCFLNCHLAAHMNYALQRVDEFEYILEAQDFDISDTPHVLDHKVVFWFGDLNFRIADHGLHFLRSSINSGRLNLLWNKDQLLMMKKKEPFLQEFEEGPLNFKPTYKFDRNSETYDTSTPKRWLGFNGKKRKPAWTDRILWRIKPKTPPSEDDDEKASTSTDDGLDEYPLLVTQDKYTSDMSYGVSDHKPVIATFSLELRKCFDTPMVHISTVGVWSADHDALLNYTIQEDFMSSTWDWIGLYKVGFKSASDYETFVWVREDELPETNEVIQISVDKDEIPLLGGQYVLGYYSTNMQSIIGLSANFQILESKRAIMEGLVPENINGLNK; translated from the exons ATGGACCTTTTGACAGACAGTCCACGCGTGCGCTCAGACAGCATGAGCAGCTCAGCGTCTCAGGGGTCGAGGTCCAAGATGCTCCTCCGCCAGCGTTTGTCTCAGCTGCTGACCTGCATAGAGGACATGAGCTCTGACGATGAAGCCAGTGAAGAAGTGTCCCGCACGCTGGATGAAGCATTTCAGCTCTGTGGGCGCTTCATTCCCACAGATGCATTCAG ACTGCACATGGTGACCTGGAACGTGGCCACAGCGGAGCCTCCTGAAGACGTCACCTCTCTGCTGCAACTAGAGGTCCAGCCCCCCACAGACCTCTATGTGATTGG CCTGCAGGAGGTGAATGCCACCCCTGTGAGGTTCATCTCTGACCTGTTAGTGGAGGACTCCTGGAGCCATGTCTTCATGGACACACTGGCACCCAGAGGCTTCGTCAAG GTCACATCAATGAGGATGCAgggtttgctgctgctggtttttGCCAAACAAATTCATCTCCCCTACATCAGAAACATTCAGACCACCTACACTCGTACTGGCATCTTTGGCTACTGG GGTAATAAAGGAGGAGTGTCCGTGCGTTTTTCCTTCTACGGCCACATGGTGTGCTTCCTTAACTGCCACCTAGCAGCTCACATGAACTATGCTCTGCAGCGTGTTGATGAGTTTGAGTACATCCTGGAGGCACAAGACTTTGACATCTCTGACACCCCACATGTCCTGGACCACAA GGTGGTGTTCTGGTTTGGCGACTTGAACTTCCGTATCGCAGACCACGGCTTGCACTTCCTCCGCTCTTCCATCAACAGCGGACGCCTTAATTTGCTGTGGAACAAAGACCAG CTCCTCATGATGAAGAAGAAGGAACCTTTCCTGCAGGAATTTGAGGAAGGGCCATTAAATTTTAAACCCACCTACAAGTTTGACCGTAATTCTGAAACTTATGATACCAG CACTCCGAAGAGATGGTTGGGTTTTAA TGGCAAGAAGAGGAAACCGGCCTGGACGGATCGGATCCTCTGGCGCATCAAACCCAAAACCCCGCCAtcagaggatgatgatgagaaGGCATCGACTTCTACTGATGATGGACTCGATGAGTATCCACTCCTGGTCACTCAGGACAAATACACCAGTGACATGAGCTACGGAGTCAGTGACCACAAACCTGTCATTGCAACCTTCAGTCTGGAG TTGAGGAAGTGCTTTGACACTCCAATGGTGCACATATCTACTGTGGGTGTATGGAGTGCCGACCACGATGCACTTCTGAACTACACCATCCAAGAGGACTTCATGTCCTCCACATGGGACTGGATTGGCCTGTACAAG GTGGGATTCAAGAGTGCATCCGATTATGAAACCTTTGTTTGGGTTAGAGAGGACGAGTTGCCAGAGACAAATGAAGTCATACAG ATATCTGTAGATAAGGATGAGATCCCTCTGCTAGGTGGACAGTATGTTTTGGGTTACTACAGTACAAACATGCAAAGCATCATCGGCCTCAGTGCCAACTTCCAG ATCCTGGAGTCAAAGCGTGCCATCATGGAAGGCCTTGTTCCTGAGAACATCAATGGGCTCAACAAATAA
- the pitpnab gene encoding phosphatidylinositol transfer protein alpha isoform: MLIKEFRVILPISVEEYQVGQLYSVAEASKNETGGGEGVEVLKNEPYEKDGEKGQYTHKIYHLQSKVPSFVRMLAPASALNIHEKAWNAYPYCRTVITNEYMKDNFLIKIETWHKPDTGHLENVHGLDAETWKKVDVVYIDIADRSQVEPKDYKPEEDPCRYKSVKTGRGPLGPDWKKELPNKKDCPHMCAYKLVTVKFKWWGLQNKVENFIQKQEKRLFTNFHRQLFCWIDKWIDLNMEDIRRMEDETRRELDEMRVKDPVKGMVALED; this comes from the exons ATGCTCATAAAGGAATT TCGAGTGATTCTTCCTATCTCTGTGGAAGAG taCCAGGTCGGCCAGCTGTACTCTGTGGCTGAGGCCAGTAAGAATGAGAcgggtggaggagaaggagtgGAGGTGCTAAAAAATGAGCCCTacgagaaagatggagagaagggacagtacacacacaaaatttacCATTTGCAGAG TAAAGTGCCGTCATTCGTCAGAATGTTGGCTCCGGCTTCAGCCCTCAACATCCATGAGAAAGCCTGGAACGCATACCCATACTGTCGCACAG TTATCACT aACGAGTATATGAAAGATAACTTCCTGATCAAGATTGAGACATGGCACAAACCTGACACGGGACaccttgaaaat GTACACGGTTTGGATGCAGAAACCTGGAAGAAGGTGGATGTAGTCTATATTGATATAGCGGACAGAAGCCAAGTGGAGCCAAAG GACTACAAGCCAGAGGAGGATCCTTGCAGGTACAAGTCAGTGAAGACAGGTCGGGGCCCTCTAGGACCAGACTGGAAG AAGGAACTTCCTAACAAGAAAGACTGCCCACACATGTGTGCCTACAAACTGGTCACTGTCAAATTCAAGTGGTGGGGCTTGCAAAATAAAGTGGAGAACTTCATTCAAAAG CAAGAGAAGCGTTTGTTCACTAATTTCCACCGTCAGCTGTTTTGCTGGATCGACAAGTGGATTGACTTGAACATGGAAGACATTCGTCGCATGGAGGACGAGACGCGCAGGGAGCTAGATGAG ATGAGAGTGAAGGACCCAGTGAAAGGGATGGTGGCTCTAGAGGACTGA